The following proteins are co-located in the Calliphora vicina chromosome 2, idCalVici1.1, whole genome shotgun sequence genome:
- the elB gene encoding zinc finger protein Elbow isoform X1, producing the protein MLQSSNQYLRPDYMVAPTAIPHTQKMDTKSSPLALLAQTCSAIGADTTNPKLLAANIEKATKAHKSSSSSSLDNRDKSSPLSSHSSVSTGSVEQQQQQQQQQQQPQPQQQPIKCSFKPYETNNNHIRERLDNDNEQATNLSQTHSQIRVKTPKTSSNSLGQNGLQNRCDSNQSASSQRGESPAMNGGLRRTPSLTVASSQQELQTQQQQQQQQLQQQQQHSQQRNQHSPAQQKAKETAINGGNPLATATTSISATSPTHSTTTASTRLQATSEAAYAAASKEASYVKALQAAAAAGQGNSSAAASYYPGYPASMSYPMDLMTASALMSPHHPMFKAAALNPYLNYARLKGLDMPQNICRDPYCTGCPSSPHFLNKAAGQPCQAGCPQCEREGKSSGSSSSAAAAAAAANSYHAQLAALAAASQMPYVCSWIGGDTPYCGKRFATSDELFQHLRTHTASLPESVLTAAAQGGIPPNHPLFQRTYPTPPLSPLSAARYHPYGKPSMLPPSLAGAPPGSLASLQMQQHPALAQYFSPYSLYGPRMGSSHP; encoded by the coding sequence ATGGATACCAAAAGCAGTCCGCTGGCCCTGCTGGCGCAAACCTGCAGTGCAATTGGTGCTGACACCACAAATCCCAAATTGCTGGCAGCAAACATAGAAAAGGCCACCAAAGCTCATAAATCATCATCTTCCTCATCGCTGGATAATCGTGACAAATCATCACCGCTCAGTAGTcattcatcggtttcaacgggTTCGGtagagcagcagcaacaacaacagcagcagcagcagcaacctCAACCTCAACAGCAGCCCATCAAATGTAGTTTTAAACCCTATGAAACCAATAATAATCACATACGGGAACGTTTAGATAACGATAATGAGCAGGCCACGAATCTATCGCAAACCCATAGTCAAATCAGAGTGAAAACACCAAAAACTAGTAGTAATAGTTTAGGGCAAAATGGTTTACAAAATCGTTGTGATTCCAATCAGTCGGCCAGCTCACAAAGAGGAGAATCACCAGCCATGAATGGTGGTTTAAGAAGAACTCCCTCGTTGACGGTAGCATCAAGTCAGCAAGAACTGCAAAcgcaacagcaacagcagcagcaacaactacagcaacagcagcaacactCTCAACAAAGAAATCAGCATAGTCCAGCTCAACAAAAAGCCAAAGAAACAGCAATTAATGGTGGCAATCCACTAGCCACAGCCACCACTTCTATATCAGCAACTAGTCCTACTCATTCCACCACTACAGCATCAACTAGACTGCAAGCTACATCAGAGGCAGCTTATGCTGCTGCTTCTAAAGAGGCTAGTTATGTGAAAGCTTTACAGGCAGCAGCTGCCGCAGGACAAGGTAACAGCAGTGCAGCGGCTTCCTACTATCCGGGTTATCCCGCCAGTATGTCCTATCCCATGGACTTAATGACTGCTAGTGCTTTAATGTCGCCACATCATCCCATGTTCAAGGCTGCTGCTCTCAATCCATACTTGAATTATGCCAGACTGAAAGGTCTAGATATGCCGCAAAATATATGTCGGGACCCCTACTGTACAGGCTGCCCTTCCAGTCCTCATTTTCTTAATAAGGCTGCTGGTCAACCCTGTCAGGCTGGCTGTCCCCAGTGTGAGAGAGAAGGCAAATCTAGTGGCAGTTCATCTAGTGCTGCAGCAGCAGCTGCTGCTGCCAATTCATATCATGCTCAATTGGCTGCTCTGGCCGCCGCTTCACAAATGCCTTATGTTTGTTCTTGGATTGGAGGTGATACACCCTATTGTGGCAAGCGTTTTGCCACCTCCGATGAACTGTTTCAACATTTACGTACACACACCGCTTCGCTACCCGAATCTGTATTGACCGCCGCCGCTCAAGGCGGCATACCGCCAAATCATCCACTCTTTCAACGTACATATCCCACACCACCTCTGAGCCCTCTGTCAGCCGCCCGCTATCATCCTTATGGCAAACCGTCCATGTTGCCTCCATCACTGGCCGGTGCACCGCCTGGTTCATTGGCCAGCCTGCAAATGCAACAACATCCTGCTTTAGCTCAATATTTCTCACCCTATTCACTGTACGGTCCCCGAATGGGTTCTTCCCATCCATAG
- the elB gene encoding zinc finger protein Elbow isoform X2, with translation MLQSSNQYLRPDYMVAPTAMDTKSSPLALLAQTCSAIGADTTNPKLLAANIEKATKAHKSSSSSSLDNRDKSSPLSSHSSVSTGSVEQQQQQQQQQQQPQPQQQPIKCSFKPYETNNNHIRERLDNDNEQATNLSQTHSQIRVKTPKTSSNSLGQNGLQNRCDSNQSASSQRGESPAMNGGLRRTPSLTVASSQQELQTQQQQQQQQLQQQQQHSQQRNQHSPAQQKAKETAINGGNPLATATTSISATSPTHSTTTASTRLQATSEAAYAAASKEASYVKALQAAAAAGQGNSSAAASYYPGYPASMSYPMDLMTASALMSPHHPMFKAAALNPYLNYARLKGLDMPQNICRDPYCTGCPSSPHFLNKAAGQPCQAGCPQCEREGKSSGSSSSAAAAAAAANSYHAQLAALAAASQMPYVCSWIGGDTPYCGKRFATSDELFQHLRTHTASLPESVLTAAAQGGIPPNHPLFQRTYPTPPLSPLSAARYHPYGKPSMLPPSLAGAPPGSLASLQMQQHPALAQYFSPYSLYGPRMGSSHP, from the coding sequence ATGGATACCAAAAGCAGTCCGCTGGCCCTGCTGGCGCAAACCTGCAGTGCAATTGGTGCTGACACCACAAATCCCAAATTGCTGGCAGCAAACATAGAAAAGGCCACCAAAGCTCATAAATCATCATCTTCCTCATCGCTGGATAATCGTGACAAATCATCACCGCTCAGTAGTcattcatcggtttcaacgggTTCGGtagagcagcagcaacaacaacagcagcagcagcagcaacctCAACCTCAACAGCAGCCCATCAAATGTAGTTTTAAACCCTATGAAACCAATAATAATCACATACGGGAACGTTTAGATAACGATAATGAGCAGGCCACGAATCTATCGCAAACCCATAGTCAAATCAGAGTGAAAACACCAAAAACTAGTAGTAATAGTTTAGGGCAAAATGGTTTACAAAATCGTTGTGATTCCAATCAGTCGGCCAGCTCACAAAGAGGAGAATCACCAGCCATGAATGGTGGTTTAAGAAGAACTCCCTCGTTGACGGTAGCATCAAGTCAGCAAGAACTGCAAAcgcaacagcaacagcagcagcaacaactacagcaacagcagcaacactCTCAACAAAGAAATCAGCATAGTCCAGCTCAACAAAAAGCCAAAGAAACAGCAATTAATGGTGGCAATCCACTAGCCACAGCCACCACTTCTATATCAGCAACTAGTCCTACTCATTCCACCACTACAGCATCAACTAGACTGCAAGCTACATCAGAGGCAGCTTATGCTGCTGCTTCTAAAGAGGCTAGTTATGTGAAAGCTTTACAGGCAGCAGCTGCCGCAGGACAAGGTAACAGCAGTGCAGCGGCTTCCTACTATCCGGGTTATCCCGCCAGTATGTCCTATCCCATGGACTTAATGACTGCTAGTGCTTTAATGTCGCCACATCATCCCATGTTCAAGGCTGCTGCTCTCAATCCATACTTGAATTATGCCAGACTGAAAGGTCTAGATATGCCGCAAAATATATGTCGGGACCCCTACTGTACAGGCTGCCCTTCCAGTCCTCATTTTCTTAATAAGGCTGCTGGTCAACCCTGTCAGGCTGGCTGTCCCCAGTGTGAGAGAGAAGGCAAATCTAGTGGCAGTTCATCTAGTGCTGCAGCAGCAGCTGCTGCTGCCAATTCATATCATGCTCAATTGGCTGCTCTGGCCGCCGCTTCACAAATGCCTTATGTTTGTTCTTGGATTGGAGGTGATACACCCTATTGTGGCAAGCGTTTTGCCACCTCCGATGAACTGTTTCAACATTTACGTACACACACCGCTTCGCTACCCGAATCTGTATTGACCGCCGCCGCTCAAGGCGGCATACCGCCAAATCATCCACTCTTTCAACGTACATATCCCACACCACCTCTGAGCCCTCTGTCAGCCGCCCGCTATCATCCTTATGGCAAACCGTCCATGTTGCCTCCATCACTGGCCGGTGCACCGCCTGGTTCATTGGCCAGCCTGCAAATGCAACAACATCCTGCTTTAGCTCAATATTTCTCACCCTATTCACTGTACGGTCCCCGAATGGGTTCTTCCCATCCATAG